In Candidatus Omnitrophota bacterium, the genomic stretch TTAACAATAGCCTGTTCAATATCATTGCCAAGGCTTGTCACTCCTAACACCCGTCCTGCGCAAGTGACGATCTGATCGTTCTGTTTTTTTGTTCCTGCATGAAACACAATCGTATCTGCACACTCCTGAACATCGGATAAACCTTTGATCACTTTTCCTTTTTCATAAACTCCAGGATATCCTCGAGAACTCATCACAACGCAAACACAAGTCCCCTTGTCCCATTCAAGTCTTATTTCGTGAAGAGACCCATTGCAAGCAGACAAAAAAACATCCAAAAGATCAGTTTTTAGACGTGGTAAAATAGCTTGTGTTTCAGGATCACCAAAACGCACATTAAATTCCAAAACCATAGGACCATCTTGCGTCATCATCATCCCCGCGTACAAAACACCTTTGAATGGGGCCCCTTCTTCTTTCATGCCCTGTATTGTCGGTCCAATAACATTAAGGGCAATATCAACCAATTTTTCTTTGGTAATCACCGGAGTCGGTGAATAAGCTCCCATCCCTCCTGTGTTTGGTCCTATATCCTCATCAAAAATACGCTTATGGTCTTGAGAAGAATCTAAAACAACAAATTGATGTCCGTCGCTAATCGCTAAAATAGAGGCTTCTTCTCCAACAAGACAATCTTCAATAATCACTCTGTTACCCGCCTCACTAAAAACCTTCTCAAGCATAATCTCATCCAAGGCCTGCTCTGCCTCTTCTTTATTTTGACAAATCATAACACCTTTGCCAGCCGCCAGTCCATCAGCTTTAACAACAAGGGGAAAAACTTTATCTTCCAAGAACGCCTTTGCTTTCTCAGCATCATCAAAACTCTGAAAGCTAGCCGTCGGAATATCGTATTTCTTCATAAATTCTTTTGAAAAAACTTTGCTTCCTTCCAGTTGAGCTGCTTGCTTGCTTGGACCAAAAATTTTCAATCCTTTTTCTTCAAAAGAATCTACAATCCCAGCAACCAAAGGAATCTCAGGGCCCACCACAGTTAAACCAATATTATTCTTTTGAGCAAAATCACGCAATCCTTGAATATCATCAATTTTAATATCAACACATTTCGCGTCTTTCTCAATGCCGCCATTGCCTGGAGCACAAAAGATATTCTTTACCTTTGGACTCTGCTTTAGTTTCCATACCAGCGCGTGCTCTCTGCCGCCAGAACCAATAACTAAGACGTTCATAAAATAATCCTCTTCTGATTATGATTGATAACCCGCCCTATTTGCCAACACTCTAGTTTGCTCTTTTTTAAATCACATAGGACAGAAGCCGCATCCTTGCGTTCGACAACAAGGACAAGTCCGATACCCATGTTAAATGTCGTAAACATTTCCTTATCAGAAATCTTTGCTCTTTTTTGAATAATTTCAAAGATTTTTGGCATAGGCCAGCTCCCTTTTTGAATTTCAAAACATT encodes the following:
- the purD gene encoding phosphoribosylamine--glycine ligase; the encoded protein is MNVLVIGSGGREHALVWKLKQSPKVKNIFCAPGNGGIEKDAKCVDIKIDDIQGLRDFAQKNNIGLTVVGPEIPLVAGIVDSFEEKGLKIFGPSKQAAQLEGSKVFSKEFMKKYDIPTASFQSFDDAEKAKAFLEDKVFPLVVKADGLAAGKGVMICQNKEEAEQALDEIMLEKVFSEAGNRVIIEDCLVGEEASILAISDGHQFVVLDSSQDHKRIFDEDIGPNTGGMGAYSPTPVITKEKLVDIALNVIGPTIQGMKEEGAPFKGVLYAGMMMTQDGPMVLEFNVRFGDPETQAILPRLKTDLLDVFLSACNGSLHEIRLEWDKGTCVCVVMSSRGYPGVYEKGKVIKGLSDVQECADTIVFHAGTKKQNDQIVTCAGRVLGVTSLGNDIEQAIVKVYNAVEKIQFEGCFFRRDIGEKALKRKEELSEKRIY